A stretch of the Desertibacillus haloalkaliphilus genome encodes the following:
- the trpB gene encoding tryptophan synthase subunit beta codes for MSKVETSRVENQEKGYFGDFGGSFVPPQLKSVLERLDEEFQKYKDDPAFNQEYLYYMKEYVGRENPLTYADRLTNKLGGAKIYLKREDLNHTGAHKINNVIGQILLAKKMGAHRVIAETGAGQHGVATATACAMLGMECIIYMGAEDTRRQELNVFRMELLGAKVIPVKKGQGRLKDAVDEALNDLVENYETTFYLLGSAVGPHPFPTMVHHFQSIISKESKRQILEKEGRLPNMVVACVGGGSNAIGAFSEYIPEQDVRLVGVEPEEAATLTQGTPGVIHGFKCLCLQDEEGNPLPTHSISAGLDYPGIGPEHSHLKVTDRAEYYTVSKQEVLDAFQELARTEGIIPALESAHAVAYALKAAKEMNSDDIIIVNISGRGDKDVNEVKRLLSE; via the coding sequence ATGAGCAAAGTAGAGACGAGTAGAGTAGAGAATCAAGAAAAAGGTTATTTTGGAGATTTTGGTGGGAGTTTTGTACCACCGCAATTAAAAAGTGTCTTAGAGCGTTTAGATGAAGAGTTTCAAAAGTATAAAGATGACCCAGCGTTTAATCAAGAATACTTGTACTATATGAAAGAGTATGTAGGCAGGGAAAACCCATTAACGTATGCTGATCGTTTAACGAATAAGCTTGGTGGGGCGAAGATCTATTTGAAACGTGAGGACCTCAACCATACAGGTGCTCACAAGATTAATAATGTCATTGGTCAAATTTTACTAGCCAAAAAAATGGGTGCACACCGTGTGATTGCAGAAACTGGTGCCGGTCAACATGGTGTGGCAACAGCAACGGCATGTGCGATGCTTGGGATGGAATGTATCATTTATATGGGGGCAGAGGATACACGTCGCCAAGAATTAAATGTGTTTCGTATGGAACTGTTAGGGGCGAAGGTTATCCCTGTTAAAAAAGGGCAAGGACGATTGAAAGATGCCGTCGATGAAGCATTAAATGATCTTGTTGAGAATTATGAAACAACGTTCTATTTACTAGGTTCGGCTGTAGGGCCACATCCGTTCCCAACCATGGTTCACCACTTCCAGTCCATCATTAGTAAGGAATCTAAGCGTCAAATTCTCGAAAAAGAAGGTCGCCTACCAAATATGGTTGTTGCATGTGTAGGCGGTGGTAGTAATGCGATTGGGGCGTTTTCTGAGTATATACCTGAACAAGATGTTCGTCTTGTCGGAGTCGAGCCAGAAGAAGCTGCAACACTTACACAAGGAACCCCTGGAGTGATCCACGGCTTTAAATGCCTGTGCCTTCAAGATGAAGAGGGGAATCCCTTGCCAACGCATTCAATATCCGCTGGGCTAGATTATCCTGGGATTGGACCGGAACATAGTCATCTGAAGGTTACCGATCGTGCCGAGTATTATACCGTATCAAAACAAGAAGTGTTGGATGCCTTTCAGGAGCTTGCACGTACAGAGGGGATTATTCCAGCATTAGAGAGTGCGCACGCGGTTGCCTACGCTTTGAAAGCTGCAAAAGAGATGAATAGTGATGATATTATTATCGTTAACATCTCTGGTCGTGGTGATAAGGATGTTAACGAAGTGAAAAGGTTGTTAAGTGAATAG
- a CDS encoding xanthine phosphoribosyltransferase: protein MEQLKQAIQTKGTVLANEVLKVDSFLNHQIDPKLAVAIGKEFVERFKSETITKVLTIESSGIAPGLTAALELDVSLIFARKKKSLTMNDDVYTASVYSYTKNETNEVTVSKAFLEGDDHVLIIDDFLANGEAALGLAKVTEQSGATVAGIGIVIEKSFQNGHKKLTEAGYRVESLARIQSLKDEKVTFVEEAKVTN from the coding sequence ATGGAACAATTAAAACAAGCCATTCAAACGAAAGGAACGGTGTTAGCCAACGAAGTTTTAAAAGTTGATTCGTTCTTAAATCACCAAATTGACCCAAAGCTAGCGGTAGCTATTGGAAAGGAGTTTGTTGAACGGTTTAAAAGCGAAACGATTACAAAAGTGTTAACAATTGAATCTTCCGGGATTGCTCCTGGTTTGACAGCAGCGCTAGAGCTTGATGTTTCGCTCATCTTTGCTCGAAAGAAAAAATCACTAACCATGAACGATGATGTCTACACAGCAAGTGTGTATTCCTATACAAAGAATGAGACAAATGAAGTTACTGTATCTAAAGCATTTTTAGAAGGTGACGACCACGTCTTAATTATTGACGACTTTCTTGCAAACGGGGAAGCGGCACTAGGATTAGCAAAGGTCACGGAGCAATCTGGCGCAACGGTTGCAGGAATTGGAATTGTGATTGAAAAGTCCTTTCAAAATGGTCATAAAAAATTAACCGAAGCAGGATACCGTGTCGAATCACTCGCTCGAATTCAATCTCTTAAAGATGAGAAAGTTACGTTTGTGGAAGAAGCAAAAGTTACGAACTAG
- the cimA gene encoding citramalate synthase, whose product MKQQVYLYDTTLRDGTQGEGVSLSVDDKLKIVQKLDEMGVHYIEGGWPGSNPKDMDFFARVKNLKLNHATITAFGSTRRLGVSASEDQNLQRIIESGTNAVAIFGKTWDFHVTEALKTTLEENLNMIYDSVLFLKESGLEVIFDAEHFFDGYKHNPEYALKAIAKAEEAGADCVALCDTNGGSLPHEIAEIVSVVRENLSIQVGIHCHNDGELAVANTIAAVQAGASHVQGTINGYGERCGNVNLISVIPNLQLKMGYSCIDEEQVRQLTSVSKYVHEIANQVAPSNQPFVGKSAFAHKGGMHVSAVMKHPETYEHLSPKMVGNERRVLVSELAGQSNLLFKAKEWNLDLDKENPASKQLITKIKEMEHIGYQYEAAEASFELLVKKGLGELTDFFKFDHFKILVEKNKTETFTTEAVVKLMVNDEIVLTAAEGNGPVNALDHALRKALVEFFPIINEMYLSDYKVRVLDETEATASKVRVLIESSDGKEKWSTIGVSGNIIEASWYALIDSVRYYLLKHEHEIEAVVKEKTYQPPLGVSNH is encoded by the coding sequence TTGAAACAGCAAGTCTACTTATATGATACAACGCTACGTGATGGAACACAGGGAGAAGGAGTGAGTTTATCTGTTGATGATAAGCTGAAAATAGTGCAAAAGCTAGATGAAATGGGCGTTCACTACATTGAAGGTGGTTGGCCAGGCAGTAATCCAAAAGATATGGACTTCTTTGCCCGTGTCAAAAACTTAAAACTAAACCACGCGACAATTACTGCGTTTGGTAGTACGAGGCGGCTTGGAGTTAGCGCGAGTGAAGACCAAAACCTGCAACGTATCATTGAAAGTGGAACCAACGCGGTTGCCATTTTTGGGAAGACATGGGACTTTCATGTGACAGAGGCATTGAAAACAACATTAGAAGAAAACCTAAACATGATCTATGATTCCGTGTTGTTTTTAAAAGAGAGTGGCTTAGAAGTTATTTTTGATGCTGAACACTTTTTTGATGGCTACAAGCATAATCCAGAATACGCATTAAAAGCGATAGCGAAAGCGGAAGAAGCTGGAGCGGATTGCGTTGCCTTGTGTGATACGAATGGTGGATCGTTACCGCATGAAATTGCTGAGATTGTGTCTGTTGTACGTGAGAACCTTTCCATCCAAGTGGGAATCCACTGTCATAATGATGGTGAGTTAGCTGTTGCAAATACGATTGCTGCTGTGCAAGCAGGTGCATCACACGTTCAAGGGACCATCAATGGCTATGGTGAACGGTGCGGGAATGTGAACTTGATCTCTGTTATTCCGAATTTACAGTTAAAGATGGGCTATTCATGTATTGACGAGGAGCAAGTACGACAACTCACGTCTGTATCAAAGTATGTACATGAAATTGCGAACCAGGTTGCACCAAGCAACCAACCATTTGTAGGAAAAAGTGCATTTGCTCATAAAGGGGGCATGCATGTTAGTGCGGTTATGAAGCACCCAGAGACTTATGAACATTTATCTCCTAAAATGGTTGGTAATGAGCGTCGAGTACTTGTGTCTGAGTTAGCAGGTCAAAGTAATCTACTCTTTAAAGCAAAAGAGTGGAACCTTGACCTTGATAAAGAAAATCCAGCATCTAAACAACTCATTACAAAAATTAAAGAGATGGAACATATCGGTTATCAATATGAGGCAGCAGAGGCTTCGTTTGAATTGCTAGTGAAAAAGGGTTTAGGTGAACTGACGGATTTCTTTAAATTTGATCATTTTAAAATTTTAGTTGAAAAAAATAAAACTGAAACGTTCACAACTGAGGCTGTTGTAAAGTTGATGGTCAATGACGAGATTGTCTTAACAGCAGCAGAAGGGAATGGACCAGTCAATGCACTTGATCACGCGCTCCGTAAAGCATTGGTTGAATTCTTCCCGATTATTAACGAGATGTATTTATCTGACTATAAGGTTCGTGTCTTAGATGAAACAGAAGCAACGGCATCAAAAGTAAGGGTACTAATCGAATCCTCAGATGGAAAGGAAAAATGGAGCACAATTGGAGTGTCAGGAAATATCATTGAGGCGAGTTGGTATGCACTTATCGATAGTGTTCGTTATTACTTATTAAAACATGAACATGAGATTGAGGCAGTCGTTAAAGAGAAAACGTATCAGCCGCCATTAGGTGTTAGTAACCACTAA
- a CDS encoding purine-nucleoside phosphorylase: MSHLHAITESVQFIKNQVSISPQIGLILGSGLGELADEIQNPVTISYADIPHFPVSTVEGHAGQLVIGELHGKQVVAMQGRFHFYEGYSMQEVTYPVRVMKQLGVETMIVTNACGGMNPTFNPGDLMIIEDHLNMTGANPLIGPNEQELGPRFPDMSAAYTPAYVSLVEETAKKLNIPVQKGVYAGITGPTYMTPAELKMLRAIGGDAVGMSTVPEVIVASHMSMKVIGISCITDMAIGEELEPLTHDEVVEVANRTKPRFISLVKEVVSSL, from the coding sequence TTGTCTCATTTACATGCAATAACAGAATCAGTACAGTTTATAAAAAATCAAGTAAGTATTTCTCCACAAATCGGCTTAATCCTTGGATCAGGTCTTGGAGAGCTAGCGGACGAAATTCAGAACCCGGTAACAATTAGCTATGCAGATATCCCTCATTTTCCAGTATCAACAGTGGAAGGCCATGCAGGGCAGTTAGTGATTGGAGAATTACATGGTAAACAAGTGGTAGCGATGCAAGGGCGTTTTCATTTTTATGAAGGTTACTCGATGCAGGAAGTCACATATCCTGTACGTGTTATGAAGCAGTTAGGTGTGGAGACGATGATTGTGACAAATGCATGTGGGGGAATGAACCCAACGTTTAACCCAGGTGACTTAATGATTATTGAAGATCATTTAAACATGACCGGAGCAAACCCGCTTATTGGACCAAATGAACAAGAGTTGGGGCCACGTTTCCCTGATATGAGTGCGGCATATACGCCAGCATATGTATCGTTAGTAGAAGAAACAGCTAAGAAATTAAATATTCCTGTTCAAAAAGGGGTTTACGCTGGGATTACCGGGCCAACATATATGACTCCTGCGGAACTTAAGATGTTACGTGCTATTGGAGGGGATGCAGTTGGGATGTCAACGGTTCCTGAAGTGATCGTAGCAAGTCATATGAGCATGAAGGTTATCGGTATTTCTTGCATTACAGATATGGCGATTGGTGAAGAGTTAGAGCCACTTACCCATGATGAAGTCGTAGAAGTAGCTAATCGTACGAAGCCTCGATTTATTTCTTTAGTTAAAGAGGTCGTATCATCACTTTAA
- a CDS encoding NCS2 family permease, with protein sequence MSTKTIHYPWYKKEDTDAFFALFQNNLANFVIIAVTMLGMGFPTSIVFGQVIPGAAVAVIVGNLYYAYMANRLAQKEGRTDVTALSYGISTPVMFVFLFGVLLPALTLTGDPDLAWKIALAACFISGLIEVLVSFTGSWVRNNIPRPAMLGALAGVALTFVAGEMLFNTFSMPVVGLVALAIILIGFIGKIALPFNIPPSLFAIVIGTVLAFSLGYTDTAQISEGLAHIGFYPILPTLAAFEGFNYLFGALIGLLAVILPITIYNAIETMNNVEAMAVAGDNYDVRECQAVDGLGTMIGTLFGGMFPTTVYIATVGSKWMGAGRGYSILNALVFALAAMFGFIAAMSSIIPIAAIAPILVFVGISMVTTAYQASNSKYFIAVSIAMLPYLANYVMTRFNNDASDVVAGISEGIVPLGEGAMFTGIILGAITVYIIDHQFMRAAAFSLLGALLSFIGFMHAPALSINAATDFAIGYLIVALIFIYCSFKQTNAKHQGEHLSESKKIA encoded by the coding sequence ATGTCTACGAAAACCATTCATTACCCTTGGTATAAAAAAGAAGATACCGACGCATTCTTTGCTCTTTTTCAAAATAATTTAGCCAATTTTGTCATTATCGCGGTGACAATGCTCGGAATGGGATTTCCTACGAGCATTGTGTTCGGTCAAGTCATTCCAGGTGCAGCTGTCGCTGTTATTGTCGGAAATCTTTACTATGCCTATATGGCTAACCGTTTAGCTCAAAAAGAAGGCCGCACAGACGTTACCGCACTATCATATGGGATCAGCACTCCTGTTATGTTCGTCTTTTTATTCGGAGTCTTACTCCCAGCATTGACATTAACAGGAGATCCGGACTTAGCTTGGAAAATTGCACTTGCGGCTTGTTTTATTAGTGGCTTAATTGAAGTCCTTGTTAGTTTCACAGGTAGCTGGGTCCGCAATAACATTCCACGTCCAGCGATGCTTGGTGCGCTTGCTGGTGTTGCCCTTACCTTTGTAGCGGGAGAGATGTTATTTAATACGTTTTCAATGCCTGTTGTCGGCCTTGTTGCCCTAGCAATTATACTCATTGGCTTTATCGGAAAAATTGCACTACCTTTCAACATTCCACCGTCACTATTTGCGATTGTTATCGGTACTGTGCTTGCATTTTCACTTGGTTATACGGACACAGCCCAAATAAGCGAGGGTCTTGCTCATATTGGCTTTTATCCAATTTTACCAACGCTCGCTGCCTTTGAAGGCTTTAATTATTTATTTGGTGCATTAATCGGCTTATTAGCAGTGATTCTGCCAATTACGATTTATAATGCGATTGAAACGATGAATAATGTTGAAGCAATGGCTGTTGCCGGTGACAACTACGATGTTCGTGAGTGCCAAGCCGTTGACGGCCTTGGAACAATGATCGGAACGCTATTTGGCGGGATGTTCCCAACAACGGTTTATATAGCGACTGTCGGTTCAAAATGGATGGGAGCTGGTCGTGGTTATAGTATTTTAAATGCACTTGTGTTTGCTTTAGCAGCGATGTTCGGTTTCATCGCAGCGATGTCATCCATTATTCCAATTGCTGCTATTGCACCTATTTTAGTATTTGTCGGTATTTCAATGGTCACCACCGCTTATCAAGCTAGTAACTCAAAATACTTCATTGCCGTTTCGATTGCGATGCTTCCGTATTTAGCAAATTACGTGATGACTCGGTTTAATAATGATGCAAGTGATGTTGTTGCTGGAATTTCTGAAGGAATTGTCCCATTAGGTGAAGGTGCTATGTTTACAGGTATTATCTTAGGTGCCATTACCGTTTATATTATTGATCATCAATTTATGCGGGCAGCTGCATTTTCTCTACTTGGTGCCCTCCTTTCATTCATCGGCTTCATGCATGCACCAGCACTATCTATCAATGCTGCAACAGATTTCGCGATTGGATATCTTATCGTTGCACTCATTTTCATCTATTGTTCGTTCAAACAAACGAATGCGAAACATCAAGGTGAACACTTGAGCGAGTCGAAAAAAATAGCATAA
- a CDS encoding GntR family transcriptional regulator yields MSLGGLQRSRYLLIIDKIKQDIESGYLQPGEKLPSENKLAKKLGVSRTTLREALRILEEEGVVVRRHGIGTFINKKPVFYNGIEELTSITEMIEKEGKVAGNRILFSDFVTPIAQDKDVLNLKDDELVFLVKRVRTADGSPVIYCIDKIPAHIVPDDAIQDNESIFDFLEKEGDVTINYATAVIETIGYHEEISKILDCDQESPLLILKQTHFDMNDQPVLYSINFFRADQFSFSVFRKRVNF; encoded by the coding sequence ATGTCATTAGGTGGGCTACAAAGGTCTAGATATCTTTTAATCATAGACAAAATTAAACAAGATATTGAAAGTGGCTACTTACAGCCAGGTGAAAAATTACCTTCTGAAAATAAATTAGCAAAAAAATTGGGTGTTAGTCGCACAACCTTGAGAGAAGCGCTTCGTATCCTTGAAGAAGAAGGAGTTGTTGTACGAAGACATGGCATTGGAACATTTATTAATAAAAAGCCTGTTTTTTATAACGGAATTGAAGAATTAACGAGTATAACTGAAATGATTGAAAAGGAAGGTAAGGTAGCGGGAAATCGGATTCTTTTCTCTGATTTTGTCACTCCAATCGCGCAAGATAAAGACGTGTTAAATCTTAAAGACGATGAGTTGGTGTTTTTAGTTAAGAGAGTTCGAACAGCTGATGGGAGTCCGGTGATTTATTGTATCGACAAAATCCCGGCTCATATTGTTCCGGATGATGCTATTCAAGATAATGAATCGATTTTTGATTTTCTTGAAAAAGAAGGAGATGTCACGATCAATTACGCGACTGCCGTCATTGAGACAATTGGTTATCACGAAGAAATTTCTAAGATTTTAGATTGTGATCAAGAGTCTCCGTTACTTATATTAAAGCAAACACACTTTGATATGAATGATCAACCCGTATTGTACTCTATTAATTTTTTTAGAGCAGACCAATTTAGTTTTAGTGTGTTTAGAAAGCGTGTAAATTTTTAA
- a CDS encoding cytidine deaminase, with product MDQTSLVQEAIKAREKAYVPYSTFKVGAALLTKQGEVYHGCNVENAAYGLCNCAERSALFSAYSTGDREFSMIAVVADTERPVPPCGACRQVIAELCRPEMKVVLANLNGDVKEMDVQDLLPGAFSSEDLTR from the coding sequence ATGGATCAAACAAGTTTAGTTCAAGAAGCAATTAAAGCGAGAGAGAAGGCCTATGTACCTTATTCAACGTTTAAAGTTGGAGCAGCACTCCTTACAAAACAAGGAGAGGTATACCATGGATGTAATGTAGAGAACGCTGCATACGGACTATGCAATTGTGCAGAGCGTTCAGCATTATTTAGCGCTTACTCCACAGGTGACCGAGAGTTTTCAATGATTGCAGTTGTTGCTGATACTGAGCGTCCAGTACCTCCATGTGGTGCATGCCGACAGGTGATAGCTGAGCTGTGCAGACCTGAAATGAAAGTCGTTCTTGCTAACCTAAATGGAGATGTAAAAGAAATGGATGTACAAGATCTTTTACCAGGTGCTTTCTCTTCTGAGGATTTAACGAGATAG
- a CDS encoding PilZ domain-containing protein, producing MASNDFILIITVGSLIVCFTAYLYAQIIISRKNKEIKKLSKQLQQLTAPSNNQRKHFRLKLDLDDVILTFKQMNQGAFKRLENKKAKVKILDLSAGGAKIYCDLDVPIKESMLVNLDFHLRGVHFTLNGRIIRKETLTDYKTNVFNYGIEFIITHNDRARLNNLLNHIAVEKHKKAKLE from the coding sequence ATGGCAAGCAATGATTTTATCCTTATCATTACGGTTGGTAGCTTAATAGTCTGTTTTACCGCCTATCTATACGCCCAAATCATCATTTCTCGAAAAAACAAAGAAATTAAAAAACTCTCCAAGCAATTGCAACAATTGACAGCTCCTTCAAATAACCAAAGAAAGCATTTCCGATTAAAACTTGACCTTGACGATGTCATTCTAACCTTTAAACAAATGAACCAAGGTGCCTTTAAACGTTTAGAGAACAAAAAAGCAAAGGTTAAAATCCTTGATTTAAGCGCAGGTGGTGCAAAAATCTACTGTGATCTTGATGTACCGATCAAAGAGAGTATGTTAGTTAACCTCGACTTTCATCTCCGTGGTGTCCATTTCACTTTAAACGGACGAATCATAAGAAAAGAAACACTAACCGACTATAAAACAAATGTTTTTAACTATGGCATCGAGTTCATCATTACACATAACGACCGAGCTCGGCTCAACAATCTCCTCAACCATATTGCAGTAGAGAAACATAAAAAAGCTAAGCTTGAATAA
- a CDS encoding TlpA disulfide reductase family protein, which produces MFSKSRLVSAVVLLLAAGLIFYLIVTNANQEQVGIDQGMVAEDFTLPLWGTDETSSLSDYRGEIVIMNMWASWCPPCRKEMPDLDRLYQDYKDVGVTVLGVNMNKFERTTEDADAFLEEFDVSFPTLIDVDGDVATDYQIQGLPMTYIIDEDGVINLVIRGEVNYEGLEEIILEMF; this is translated from the coding sequence GTGTTTAGCAAAAGTCGGTTGGTAAGTGCAGTGGTTCTACTTTTGGCAGCAGGTCTTATTTTTTATTTGATTGTTACCAATGCGAATCAAGAACAGGTCGGAATCGATCAAGGAATGGTGGCCGAAGACTTTACGTTACCATTGTGGGGAACGGATGAAACATCGTCACTTTCTGATTACCGTGGTGAGATTGTCATCATGAATATGTGGGCTTCGTGGTGTCCGCCCTGTAGAAAAGAGATGCCAGATTTAGACAGGCTCTATCAGGATTATAAGGATGTCGGTGTAACAGTGCTTGGTGTCAATATGAATAAATTTGAACGAACAACAGAAGATGCTGATGCATTTCTTGAAGAGTTCGATGTTTCATTTCCGACATTAATTGATGTCGATGGCGATGTGGCGACAGATTATCAAATTCAAGGGTTACCAATGACTTACATTATTGATGAAGACGGGGTGATTAACCTTGTTATTCGTGGTGAAGTCAATTACGAAGGGCTAGAAGAAATCATTTTAGAAATGTTTTAA
- a CDS encoding undecaprenyl-diphosphate phosphatase, giving the protein MSIIEALIFGIVQGLTEFLPVSSTAHIVITQMVFGYTFPGLAFEIYLHIGSILAVILYFRKDLADVITGFFGYFKTKSQEHRIQFWFAIYIVVATVITGGLGVLLSDVIGDAMKTPLFIAVALSVTGIFLIIIERFHTYGNRSEKNMTFFDSIVVGLGQTLAVFPGISRSGATLVTALFMGLNRETAVRYSFLLSIPVILGSTVLAFDEISAGGFASIGIGALTISFLASFIFSWIGIVWLIEFLKRSKLTYFAIYCFAVAILVYLFIDPSTVIEID; this is encoded by the coding sequence ATGTCAATTATTGAGGCACTTATCTTTGGGATCGTACAAGGATTAACAGAGTTTCTCCCTGTCTCTAGTACAGCCCATATTGTTATTACACAAATGGTTTTTGGATACACATTTCCAGGTCTAGCTTTTGAGATTTATTTACATATCGGCTCGATCTTAGCTGTTATCCTTTATTTCAGAAAAGACCTAGCCGATGTCATTACAGGTTTCTTCGGCTATTTTAAAACGAAGTCACAAGAACACCGTATACAATTTTGGTTCGCGATTTACATTGTGGTCGCAACAGTTATTACCGGTGGTCTTGGTGTGCTATTAAGTGATGTGATTGGTGATGCAATGAAAACTCCACTATTTATTGCTGTCGCTTTATCAGTTACTGGTATTTTCCTAATTATTATTGAACGCTTCCATACTTATGGTAATCGTTCAGAAAAGAACATGACATTTTTTGATTCAATCGTTGTTGGTCTCGGACAAACATTGGCAGTGTTCCCCGGTATCTCACGATCTGGTGCCACGCTTGTCACCGCGCTATTTATGGGTTTGAACCGAGAGACTGCCGTCCGCTACTCATTTTTACTTTCGATCCCTGTGATTTTAGGTTCGACCGTACTAGCTTTCGATGAAATTAGTGCTGGTGGCTTCGCGTCGATCGGAATAGGGGCACTGACCATTTCTTTTCTTGCATCCTTTATTTTTTCTTGGATTGGAATTGTATGGTTAATTGAATTTTTAAAACGTAGCAAGCTCACATATTTCGCGATCTATTGCTTTGCTGTAGCAATTTTGGTTTATTTATTTATCGATCCAAGTACTGTGATCGAGATTGACTAA
- a CDS encoding purine-nucleoside phosphorylase produces the protein MLKEKVNEAVKYISERISTKPQIGLILGSGLGVLADEIEEPVKVAYQDIPGFPVSTVEGHAGQLVYGSLQGVPVIAMQGRFHFYEGYPIDMVTLPVRVMKELGIETMIVTNAAGGVNQNLKPGDLMLITDHINNTGQNPLIGPNDSEVGVRFPDMSTAYDQDLRVVAKKAAEKLGLTLKDGVYVWNSGPSYETPAEVKMIRYLGGDAVGMSTVPEVIVARHAGINVLGVSCISNMAAGILDQPLSHTEVIETTEYARENFLSFIREVIFSLNRNK, from the coding sequence ATGCTAAAAGAAAAAGTAAATGAAGCGGTAAAATATATTAGCGAAAGGATCTCAACAAAACCTCAGATTGGTTTAATTCTTGGTTCAGGCTTGGGCGTATTGGCTGATGAAATCGAGGAACCTGTTAAGGTTGCATATCAAGACATCCCAGGTTTCCCTGTTTCAACAGTGGAAGGCCATGCGGGCCAATTGGTCTATGGTTCATTACAAGGGGTACCGGTCATTGCGATGCAAGGTAGATTTCACTTTTATGAGGGTTACCCTATTGATATGGTAACTCTTCCAGTGCGTGTGATGAAGGAGTTAGGCATTGAAACAATGATCGTAACGAATGCTGCTGGTGGGGTAAATCAAAACCTAAAGCCTGGTGACCTTATGCTAATTACTGATCATATTAATAATACAGGTCAAAACCCTCTAATTGGGCCGAATGACTCTGAAGTTGGTGTTCGTTTTCCAGATATGTCTACGGCATATGATCAAGACCTTCGAGTCGTAGCGAAGAAAGCAGCAGAAAAGTTAGGCCTTACACTAAAAGATGGCGTATATGTTTGGAATTCAGGCCCTTCATATGAAACACCGGCTGAGGTCAAGATGATTCGCTATTTAGGTGGAGATGCCGTCGGAATGTCGACTGTCCCAGAAGTTATCGTTGCTAGACATGCTGGAATTAACGTATTAGGAGTATCTTGTATTTCAAACATGGCGGCGGGGATTTTAGATCAACCATTAAGTCACACTGAAGTTATTGAAACAACAGAATATGCAAGAGAGAACTTTTTGAGCTTTATTAGAGAAGTGATTTTCTCATTAAATAGAAACAAATAA
- a CDS encoding DMT family transporter, which yields MMAKLQRLPYLLLVFATFFWGTNFVFSRIIVEEVPPFQLSVVRWGIASLVFLPFVWRELRESKELLKRNWKVLLAFAVTGIAGFNTLLYIAIQYTSSINASLVNSLAPLLIVVLSVLFLKETLVRFQYIGILLSFLGVVIVITEGRLENLFTLSFNPGDLIVVAAVISWSIYSVLLKKFAGGFPKRATFIVTMYIGILCLLPFAIFERTQQPVAFTSLSVDILAGILFLGVFPSIISFICWNEGVMQVGPGKASNYLHLIVLFTTVLAVLFGGEVLTIIQVVGGACILSGVILASNPNFLQKWGKQNAETKQNVHT from the coding sequence ATGATGGCCAAGTTACAGCGGCTTCCTTATTTATTGTTAGTTTTTGCAACTTTTTTTTGGGGAACTAATTTTGTGTTTAGTCGCATCATTGTTGAAGAAGTCCCACCATTTCAGTTGTCTGTTGTGCGATGGGGGATTGCGAGCCTCGTTTTTCTACCATTTGTGTGGCGCGAACTACGAGAATCTAAGGAACTATTAAAACGGAACTGGAAAGTACTATTGGCATTTGCAGTAACCGGAATCGCTGGCTTCAACACGTTATTGTATATAGCGATTCAGTATACTAGCTCTATCAATGCATCACTTGTTAATTCACTAGCACCGTTATTAATCGTCGTACTCTCTGTTCTCTTTTTAAAGGAAACGCTAGTTCGCTTTCAATACATAGGTATTTTGCTTTCATTTCTCGGTGTTGTTATTGTCATCACGGAGGGGAGATTAGAAAATCTATTTACACTTTCCTTTAATCCTGGTGATTTAATTGTTGTGGCGGCAGTCATTTCTTGGTCGATTTATTCTGTTTTATTGAAAAAGTTTGCAGGTGGATTTCCAAAAAGAGCAACATTTATCGTTACGATGTATATAGGGATTCTATGCTTGCTACCTTTTGCCATTTTTGAAAGAACACAGCAACCGGTTGCGTTTACCTCTTTATCCGTAGATATCTTAGCTGGTATTCTCTTTTTAGGTGTATTCCCTAGTATTATTTCATTTATTTGTTGGAATGAAGGTGTTATGCAAGTAGGACCGGGGAAAGCCTCCAACTATCTGCACTTAATTGTTTTATTCACAACGGTATTAGCCGTCTTGTTTGGAGGGGAAGTATTGACAATCATCCAAGTGGTTGGTGGAGCTTGTATTTTGTCTGGTGTCATTTTAGCTTCAAATCCAAATTTTCTGCAAAAGTGGGGGAAACAAAACGCCGAAACTAAACAAAACGTTCATACATAA